From one Lycium ferocissimum isolate CSIRO_LF1 chromosome 5, AGI_CSIRO_Lferr_CH_V1, whole genome shotgun sequence genomic stretch:
- the LOC132057085 gene encoding protein NRT1/ PTR FAMILY 5.6-like, with protein sequence MEKMNVEMDEKKMKESVDIDEEKWVYDSSVDYKGRVPLRASTGGWKASFLIIAIEFGERLSYFGIATSLIIYLTKVIHQDLKTAAKSVNYWTGVTTLMPLLGGFVADAYLGRFYTVLASTIVYLLGLLLLTMSSVVPSLKPCGNDDLCQEPRKVHVVIFFFAIYLISIGTGGHKPSLESFGADQFDDDHPQEKRKKMSFFNWWSFGLCSGVLLGVTLIVYVQDHVSWAVADLILTLVMASSLVIFCAGRRFYRYRKVTESPLTTMLQVLVAAIKKGSLPHPISPAYLHENQKSETNRRRLCHTKSLKFLDKAAIFDETQDSIEQKHNPWKLSTVTKVEELKLLINMIPIWLTTLPFGICLAQASTFFIKQGVTLDRKITHDFEIPPASMYGLGAIGMILTVTIYDKILVPLLRRATGNERGISILQRIGVGMIFSIATMIIAALIERKRLNIVQENLLEGSMSMSVFWLAPQFLIVGIADGFALVGLQEYFYDQVPDTMRSFGIAFYLSVIGAANFMSSILITIVDHVTEKGGKSWFGKDLNSSRLDYFYFLLAAITAVNLCIFVLVARSYSYKNVQSKRTSDVANCYDGDDREAMA encoded by the exons ATGGAAAAGatgaatgttgagatggatgagAAAAAGATGAAGGAATCAGTAGATATTGATGAGGAAAAATGGGTGTATGACTCTTCTGTTGATTACAAAGGAAGAGTTCCTCTCAGGGCTTCAACTGGTGGATGGAAGGCCTCTTTCTTGATTATTG CAATTGAATTCGGTGAGAGGCTAAGTTATTTTGGAATAGCCACAAGTTTGATCATATACCTAACAAAGGTCATTCATCAAGACCTCAAAACTGCAGCAAAAAGTGTGAACTACTGGACAGGAGTTACCACTTTGATGCCACTGCTAGGAGGGTTTGTTGCTGATGCATATTTGGGCAGATTTTACACAGTTCTTGCTTCAACTATTGTCTACCTACTG GGCTTGCTTCTCTTAACAATGTCCAGTGTGGTACCTAGCTTGAAACCCTGTGGGAATGATGACCTCTGTCAAGAACCAAGAAAGGTCCATGTAGTGATATTTTTCTTTGCCATCTACTTAATATCAATTGGTACTGGAGGACACAAGCCATCTTTAGAGAGTTTTGGAGCTGATCAATTTGATGATGACCATCctcaagaaaaaaggaagaaaatgtctTTCTTCAATTGGTGGAGTTTTGGACTTTGTTCTGGTGTACTACTTGGTGTAACTCTGATTGTTTATGTACAAGATCATGTTAGTTGGGCTGTGGCAGATTTAATCCTCACACTAGTTATGGCTTCTAGTTTAGTCATCTTCTGTGCAGGAAGGCGGTTCTATCGTTATCGAAAAGTTACTGAAAGTCCCTTAACAACAATGCTACAAGTTCTTGTTGCTGCAATCAAAAAAGGAAGTCTTCCACATCCTATTAGTCCTGCTTATCTACATGAAAATCAAAAGTCAGAAACTAATAGAAGGAGGCTGTGTCATACCAAAAGCCTGAA GTTTCTTGATAAAGCTGCAATCTTTGATGAGACACAAGATTCAATAGAGCAGAAACATAATCCATGGAAACTTTCAACTGTGACCAAGGTGGAAGAGTTGAAGCTACTTATCAACATGATTCCCATTTGGCTAACCACTTTACCATTTGGCATTTGCCTAGCACAAGCTTCAACATTTTTCATCAAACAAGGTGTGACACTTGACCGGAAGATCACTCACGATTTTGAGATCCCACCGGCTTCAATGTATGGCCTTGGAGCTATTGGCATGATACTAACTGTCACTATCTACGACAAAATCCTCGTACCTCTCCTAAGACGAGCAACAGGAAACGAGAGAGGCATTAGCATTCTTCAAAGGATcggtgttggaatgatcttcTCAATTGCAACTATGATCATTGCAGCTTTGATTGAGAGAAAAAGACTAAACATTGTTCAAGAAAATCTACTTGAGGGCTCAATGTCAATGAGTGTATTTTGGCTAGCCCCGCAATTTCTTATTGTTGGTATAGCAGATGGATTTGCGCTAGTGGGATTGCAAGAGTATTTTTATGATCAAGTACCTGATACAATGAGAAGTTTCGGCATTGCATTTTACCTAAGTGTGATTGGTGCTGCAAATTTCATGAGTAGCATATTGATCACAATTGTGGATCATGTCACAGAAAAAGGTGGCAAGAGTTGGTTTGGAAAGGATCTAAATAGCAGCAGATTGGATTATTTCTACTTCTTGTTAGCTGCAATAACAGCAGTGAATTTGTGCATATTTGTTTTAGTTGCAAGGAGCTATTCCTACAAGAATGTGCAAAGTAAGAGAACTTCAGATGTGGCTAATTGTTACGATGGCGATGATCGTGAAGCAATGGCTTAG